The Eremothecium cymbalariae DBVPG#7215 chromosome 8, complete sequence genome has a window encoding:
- the PEX3 gene encoding Pex3p (similar to Ashbya gossypii ADR296C), translated as MVCYYRDLCIIRDIRIVQKGRGAGRMTRKGLQKHRGKLIASSIILTTLVTTGVCTILFIKRWLYKQQLKITEQHFVKEQIKRRFHQTQQDSLYTMYELVPVLTLVLNKDLDLDQIVETLKGKKLTKKLAQGVPKDSSELDEMGSVVDQPSDSSNSGVSKSKAELWEELKVQSLVKLLTVVYATCMLLLLTRLQLNILARREYLDTAIKIAVDKEGQKGSSIIMTWLNSFWNYGSNALSVSTPPNIENSSEEEDKASSGRNGNKSKDKARYANEQAFLSLSWWLLNRGWLRFKPLVQQQVSAHFGDLSPRDMLTFEEFGGKLSKTIYNINKELFDNHSHNLLVKCFLPEPHLEQFVLQQTLDSDTLRIINEDNTMLRQLVQETFKCSESSASLIVLESLVNESFQFVMQQVEAKVTKKSKKSSQTPSNGAAEAAGEAMAAAAPKFQVALFSIGLKECCQDMLKNGLISMNNEFLQSLDSVPELDDLSASVYSNFGF; from the coding sequence atggtcTGCTATTACAGGGACTTGTGTATAATTAGAGACATCAGAATTGTACAAAAGGGTCGAGGCGCTGGAAGAATGACACGGAAAGGTTTACAGAAGCATAGGGGGAAACTTATTGCTTCGAGCATCATTTTGACGACTTTGGTGACAACCGGGGTTTGCACTATTTTATTCATAAAGAGATGGCTTTACAAACAGCAGTTGAAGATTACCGAGCAGCACTTTGTCAAGGAGCAGATTAAGAGACGTTTCCATCAGACGCAGCAGGATTCTTTGTACACTATGTATGAGCTGGTACCGGTTTTAACGCTGGTTTTGAACAAGGATTTAGATTTGGACCAGATTGTGGAGACGCTAAAGGGTAAGAAATTGACAAAGAAGTTGGCTCAAGGGGTTCCTAAGGATAGCAGTGAACTGGATGAGATGGGTTCGGTTGTGGACCAGCCTTCTGACTCGAGCAATTCAGGGGTTTCCAAAAGTAAAGCTGAATTGTGGGAGGAGTTAAAGGTGCAAAGTTTAGTTAAGTTGTTGACAGTGGTCTATGCTACATGTATGCTACTACTGTTAACTCGGTTGCAATTGAACATATTAGCTCGTCGGGAATATCTAGACACTGCCATCAAGATTGCTGTTGACAAGGAGGGTCAAAAGGGCAGCAGTATTATAATGACATGGTTGAACAGCTTTTGGAACTATGGAAGCAATGCTTTGAGTGTTTCTACTCCTCCAAATATAGAAAATTCATCAGAAGAGGAAGACAAGGCGTCATCTGGCAGAAATGGTAACAAGTCCAAGGACAAGGCTCGTTATGCGAACGAGCAAGCATTTTTGTCGTTATCTTGGTGGTTATTAAACCGGGGCTGGCTTCGATTCAAACCGCTTGTACAGCAACAGGTCAGCGCCCATTTTGGTGACCTTTCTCCACGGGATATGTTGACATTTGAGGAATTTGGTGGCAAGCTTTCAAAAACCATCTACAATATTAACAAGGAATTATTTGACAACCACTCGCACAATCTTTTAGTAAAATGTTTTCTCCCAGAGCCACACTTGGAGCAATTCGTATTACAACAGACATTGGACTCCGACACTTTGAGAATCATCAATGAAGACAACACTATGCTAAGGCAATTAGTCCAAGAAACGTTCAAGTGTTCAGAATCAAGTGCCTCCTTAATAGTTTTAGAGAGCCTAGTGAATGAATCCTTCCAATTCGTCATGCAGCAGGTGGAAGCTAAAGTTACCAAGAAATCTAAAAAGTCTTCCCAGACACCCTCCAACGgagcagcagaagcagcaggCGAAGCAATGGCAGCGGCAGCACCCAAATTCCAGGTCGCCCTATTCTCAATTGGTTTAAAAGAATGCTGCCAAGACATGCTAAAGAACGGCCTGATCTCAATGAACAACGAGTTCTTACAAAGCCTAGACTCTGTGCCCGAACTCGACGATTTGAGCGCCAGCGTCTACAGCAACTTTGGATTTTAG
- the SKP1 gene encoding SCF ubiquitin ligase subunit SKP1 (similar to Ashbya gossypii ADR295C) produces MAEKTQTVVLVSVEGERFTVNRKIAERSLLLKNYLNDMHDNNFNDDSDEEAESKDDDDKIVMPVPNVRSSVLQKVIEWAEHHKDSNFPDEEDDDSRKSAPVDAWDREFLKVDQEMLYEIILAANYLNIKPLLDAGCKVVAEMIRNRSPEEIRRTFNIVNDFTPEEEAAIRRENEWAEDR; encoded by the coding sequence ATGGCAGAGAAAACCCAAACAGTCGTCCTAGTGAGCGTCGAAGGCGAGCGATTCACAGTCAACAGAAAGATCGCCGAGCGTTCCCTGTTATTAAAGAATTACTTGAATGACATGCACGACAATAACTTCAATGACGACTCCGACGAAGAAGCAGAAAGCAAAGACGATGACGATAAGATTGTCATGCCGGTACCCAACGTCCGTTCCTCTGTTCTCCAGAAAGTAATCGAATGGGCCGAACATCACAAGGATTCGAACTTCCCCGACGAAGAAGACGACGACTCGCGTAAGTCCGCCCCAGTAGACGCATGGGACCGTGAGTTCCTCAAAGTGGATCAGGAAATGTTGTATGAAATTATCTTGGCCGCAAACTATCTAAACATAAAACCTCTATTGGACGCCGGATGCAAAGTCGTTGCGGAAATGATCAGAAACAGATCCCCAGAAGAAATCAGAAGAACTTTCAACATTGTCAACGATTTCACCCCCGAGGAAGAAGCTGCTATCAGACGTGAAAACGAGTGGGCTGAAGACCGTTAG
- a CDS encoding GRAM and VASt domain-containing protein (similar to Ashbya gossypii ADR294C): MKEGEIGRSKKFKESARLFFKKKSRSLTWTGQGHGGGGGRRRGPGSGSSLRYDLVTRQNRGVLQGGSLGEGGGGSARSARAVSGGGSVFAKERGGVSVGRRSLAEQGSLLIYGDGVVDQRRSRNSYGGGFSSSSSSSSSSIGMSLNGDPGNFYGSNSRPGSWLNMDKDVQQTASSNSNLADGEELSERLSDGMIIEHLHEGKGAVKGSIYLSDEKSATCNGGILSSFLSVARNAAQQLITKSSGDTNTALLDDWKTQQDNVLDNVEHPLNTMARNTSFLRHLDFVLAANRSEEVLSSSNTNKDSTAVQQNTAHIVENSDSSNVRNAKSEGNTPDRREQTGDRSPSIIFDYHGKKLICGANGEGDVDSIRSGSSRSQFSITSFGDGDLTLDYFAKGDGALTPPERFPESMLATSTERVRSMSPTNKKGIVSSANVSSRKRCKTLPSKALYVSTLSYSESPKWNTSSSNNDTPKSSSIDKNLELAHTPLEKSGSPYREEENSSNNSTVAAAEARHFPPVRSLSRSFLTSNTRVNRCASLSFGSRGANQYLDQQYLSKSGGLSSPNVPHFDNTKVFSIISAPELEDVVYASDKRNVDFHGLFKDTEISPGEKLLSDFSCALSKDILLQGRLYVSSEHICFYSNILGYVSVVVIPLGEVVQIEKKNTAAIFPNAIAIHTLQKKYVFASFMSRDTAFDLITNVWNQIVLGPAGSHLGTQSDGSSSNLGEPGLEYKLGCDEPNEESHILLDDDDGEEYEEDSDYSTNDELSDVEKNGSSKQVISKERRGSGLSTLGPQEHTPTYSLYSPASNEHKVIKAHFSAPLGKAVNLLFGSDVSYLTTILSSQQNYNISEIKPLIGSKERSYDYCKPLSSPIGPNKATCYVTESLLHYDLEDYVKVVQISKTPDIPSGNSFYVRNVILLNWGEDNSSELVVYSTTEWTGKSWIKSTIEKASLDGVTSAMKSMVDFMEQTLNSPKKEVRYLTNEKQLKPVSILPTIGPQEHAPTSNNYSKAPGEVVVDRTNINAPLGTVFKLIYGDDSSYLRQIMDKQKNFNISDIPLFENGSRSYSYMRPLNNPLGAKQTRCLIEEKIVQEDYESYTCVEQITKTPDVPSGNSFEIHSRTYLSWGQSNSTDILIVTSITWVGRSWIKGAIEKGSLDGQKNAAKVLFEELTAIITAASSKKKGTTPRRRSSQRKRKSKLLKSNDEAPKLTAEAGSPSIISKWKSALYDMSDVSFWRTLTFIFALLFITAAGNLYYYKPKTRHEGMHTPNKITIDGVEYNLIPSINILSRLNNQPKINRRDLEPNHTMAEDSIWSWMSTRGVGPEDHNDLSKDRVPIIDI, from the coding sequence ATGAAGGAAGGAGAGATAGGTAGGTCCAAGAAGTTCAAAGAGAGTGCCAGGTTATTTTTTAAGAAGAAAAGTCGGTCGCTTACATGGACGGGACAGGGCCACGGCGGTGGCGGAGGACGGCGACGAGGGCCTGGTTCTGGGAGTTCTTTACGGTATGATTTGGTGACGAGGCAGAACAGAGGAGTTTTGCAAGGTGGCAGTCTGGGTGAgggtggtggtggttctGCACGGTCAGCTAGGGCGGTGAGTGGTGGTGGGTCGGTGTTTGCTAAGGAGCGGGGGGGTGTTTCTGTGGGGCGGCGATCTTTGGCGGAGCAGGGCTCTTTACTTATCTATGGGGATGGTGTTGTTGATCAGAGGAGATCTAGAAATAGCTATGGTGGTGGTTTttcgtcgtcgtcgtcgtcgtcgtcgtcatcgATTGGTATGTCGCTTAATGGGGACCCTGGCAATTTTTATGGGTCCAATTCTAGACCGGGGAGTTGGCTAAATATGGACAAGGATGTCCAGCAGACAGCGTCTTCTAATTCGAATTTGGCGGACGGAGAAGAGTTATCGGAAAGGTTATCAGACGGAATGATCATTGAACACCTCCATGAGGGGAAAGGAGCTGTAAAGGGAAGCATATATTTGTCAGATGAAAAAAGCGCAACATGCAACGGTGGCATTttgtcttcttttttgtcGGTCGCTCGAAACGCGGCTCAGCAGCTTATTACCAAGAGTTCAGGAGATACAAATACAGCATTGCTAGATGATTGGAAGACGCAACAGGACAATGTCCTCGATAACGTTGAGCATCCTTTGAACACAATGGCAAGAAACACCTCCTTTTTAAGGCACTTGGATTTTGTGCTTGCTGCTAACCGATCCGAGGAGGTGTTATCGTCATCTAATACTAATAAAGATTCCACGGCGGTACAGCAGAATACAGCACATATAGTAGAGAACAGTGACAGCAGTAATGTTAGAAATGCTAAATCTGAAGGTAACACACCCGATAGGCGTGAGCAGACTGGAGATAGGTCACCCAGTATAATTTTTGATTATCACGGTAAAAAACTTATCTGTGGTGCTAATGGTGAAGGGGACGTTGATAGCATTAGATCAGGTTCATCGAGGAGTCAGTTTTCTATAACGAGTTTCGGCGATGGTGACTTGACCTTGGATTATTTTGCAAAGGGTGACGGTGCGTTAACTCCTCCTGAGCGGTTTCCTGAAAGCATGCTAGCAACCTCTACCGAGAGAGTGCGTTCGATGTCGCCTACTAATAAAAAGGGTATTGTTTCCAGTGCCAATGTTTCCTCAAGAAAACGTTGTAAGACTCTGCCATCGAAAGCTCTTTATGTTTCTACGTTATCTTATTCAGAGAGCCCAAAATGGAATACTTCATCTAGTAATAATGATACCCCAAAGAGTTCTAGTATTGACAAGAACTTGGAGCTTGCTCACACTCCACTTGAAAAAAGCGGATCTCCATATCGTGAGGAGGAAAACTCGAGCAATAATAGCACAGTGGCAGCGGCAGAAGCAAGGCATTTTCCACCCGTAAGGTCCTTAAGTAGGTCGTTCCTCACATCAAATACACGCGTGAATCGTTGCGCATCGTTATCATTTGGGAGTAGAGGAGCCAACCAATATTTGGACCAGCAATATCTGTCAAAGAGTGGGGGTTTAAGTTCTCCCAATGTGCCTCATTTTGATAATACAAAGGTCttttctattatatctGCACCAGAGTTGGAAGATGTCGTCTATGCTTCCGACAAGAGGAATGTGGATTTCCATGGTCTATTTAAGGATACTGAGATTTCTCCAGGTGAAAAGTTGTTATCTGATTTCAGTTGTGCGTTATCTAAGGATATTCTTTTACAAGGTAGGTTATATGTTTCCTCAGAACATATCTGTTTTTATTCGAATATCTTGGGTTATGTTAGCGTCGTTGTCATCCCACTTGGCGAAGTAGTTCAGAtcgaaaagaaaaacacTGCGGCCATATTTCCAAATGCGATTGCCATTCATACCCTACAGAAGAAGTACGTGTTTGCCTCATTTATGTCGCGGGATACTGCTTTTGATTTGATAACAAATGTGTGGAACCAGATCGTTCTTGGCCCTGCTGGGAGCCACTTGGGAACCCAAAGTGACGGAAGTTCTTCCAATCTCGGAGAGCCGGGTCTCGAATATAAATTAGGCTGTGATGAACCAAATGAAGAGAGCCATATTCTtttagatgatgacgatggaGAAGAATACGAAGAGGATTCTGATTATTCTACCAACGATGAATTGTcagatgttgaaaaaaatggatCTTCTAAACAAGTGATATCCAAAGAGAGGAGAGGGTCTGGTTTATCTACTTTAGGTCCTCAGGAACACACACCAACGTATTCTTTATATAGCCCAGCTTCTAATGAACATAAGGTTATCAAAGCACATTTTTCTGCCCCCCTTGGGAAAGCTGTcaatcttctttttggtTCTGATGTTTCCTATTTGACAACCATATTGAGTTCGCAGCAgaattataatatatcagAAATAAAGCCGCTAATAGGATCAAAGGAACGGTCCTACGATTATTGCAAACCGCTCTCTTCTCCGATTGGACCTAACAAAGCTACATGCTATGTCACCGAATCTCTTTTGCATtatgatttggaagattATGTTAAGGTCGTTCAAATTTCTAAGACGCCTGATATTCCTTCAGGTAACTCGTTTTACGTCAGAAATGTAATATTACTCAATTGGGGAGAAGATAATAGTTCTGAATTGGTTGTATACAGCACTACAGAGTGGACTGGAAAAAGTTGGATTAAATCGACAATAGAAAAAGCTTCTTTAGATGGTGTCACTTCCGCAATGAAGAGCATGGTAGATTTCATGGAGCAGACTTTGAACTCGCCGAAGAAAGAAGTCAGGTATTTGACAAACGAAAAACAACTCAAACCAGTTAGCATACTCCCAACTATTGGCCCGCAGGAACATGCTCCAACATCTAATAATTACTCAAAGGCTCCTGGAGAAGTAGTTGTTGACAGAACTAACATCAATGCTCCCTTGGGCACTGTTTTCAAACTTATATATGGCGATGATTCTTCATACCTAAGACAAATTATGGATAAGCAAAAGaattttaatatctctGACATTCCTTTATTCGAAAATGGTAGCAGAAGTTATTCATATATGAGGCCATTGAACAATCCCCTTGGTGCAAAGCAAACGAGATGTTTAATCGAGGAAAAAATAGTGCAGGAAGATTATGAGTCCTACACCTGCGTTGAACAGATCACAAAGACTCCGGATGTCCCATCAGGTAACTCCTTTGAAATTCACTCACGTACATACTTATCATGGGGTCAAAGTAATTCGACAGATATACTTATAGTCACTAGTATTACCTGGGTTGGAAGGAGTTGGATAAAGGGAGCTATAGAAAAGGGTTCACTGGACGGCCAAAAAAATGCTGCTAAGGTactatttgaagaattgacAGCCATAATAACGGCCGCCAGCTCAAAAAAGAAGGGAACTAcaccaagaagaagaagttctcagagaaagagaaaatcCAAGCTCTTAAAATCAAACGATGAGGCCCCAAAACTTACTGCAGAGGCCGGTTCGCCAAGTATTATTAGTAAGTGGAAATCTGCTTTATATGATATGAGTGATGTATCCTTCTGGAGAACGTTAACTTTCATTTTTGCTCTGCTGTTCATAACAGCAGCTGGCAACTTGTACTATTACAAACCAAAAACGAGGCATGAAGGAATGCATACACCCAACAAAATAACCATTGATGGTGTTGAGTACAACCTCATACCAAGCATAAACATTTTATCCAGACTCAATAATCAACCCAAAATCAACCGTAGAGATCTGGAACCGAATCATACCATGGCTGAAGATTCCATATGGAGTTGGATGTCCACCAGAGGTGTTGGACCCGAAGATCATAATGATCTATCCAAAGACCGTGTTCCTATCATAGATATATGA